Part of the Deltaproteobacteria bacterium genome, GTGGTCCTCGGTTTTTTCGGCATGGTCGTTGTGGCCCCCTTTCTTCAAGATACCTTTGATCTGCCGACGGGTCTTAACATCGTGAATGCTTCAGTTATTCTGGCGATCATGGCAATACCTACTATTTCGAGTATCTCGGAGGATGCACTTTATGCCGTGCCCCAGGAGTTCAAGGAGGCATCGTATGCCCTGGGCGCAACGAAATATGAAACCATTATTAAGGTCATTATGCCGGCCGCTCTGTCAGGAATTTCCACAGCCGTAATACTCGGTATGGCAAGGGCCATCGGGGAAACCATGGTCGTGCTGATGGTAGCCGGGGGTGCGGCGGCCATTCCAGAGAGTATCTTTGAATCCGTCAGGCCGATGCCGGCAAGTATCGCTGCGGAGATGGGCGAGGCTCCCTTCGGGAGCGGACACTACCATGCCCTTTTTGCCACCGGCATTGTTTTGTTTTTTTTGACCCTGATCTTTAATCTCATCGCAGACTATATTTCCCAAAAATTCAAAGAAACCGGATCAGCAACATTATGATGCAGCATCGCAAGAGAAATAATCATTCGGAAAAGATTCCATGAAGTGGCGTTATTTCAAACAGCACGTGTTTTTTACCATTGTTCGATTATCGGCACTGCTGATTGCCGTGGTCCTCGGTGGTCTTATTGCTTACATCATTGCAAACGGTGTGTCTGCC contains:
- the pstC gene encoding phosphate ABC transporter permease subunit PstC — translated: MSRQQRETIIKGIFAVFAFVSVLTLALIVVFLFREGIPVFKEVSVVDFLFGKEWYPTYDPPSYGIWPLIIGSAVVTLFSCLIAVPLGVLSAVYISEIAPASIKDITKAIIELLAGLPSVVLGFFGMVVVAPFLQDTFDLPTGLNIVNASVILAIMAIPTISSISEDALYAVPQEFKEASYALGATKYETIIKVIMPAALSGISTAVILGMARAIGETMVVLMVAGGAAAIPESIFESVRPMPASIAAEMGEAPFGSGHYHALFATGIVLFFLTLIFNLIADYISQKFKETGSATL